The nucleotide window TTCGATAATCCTTCCATCATCATGAAGAGTTAATTTTGTACAGCCATAAATTGGAGTATTCGGTGATTTCTTAAAAACCATAGTCATCGTCCAATCCATGAAGATTACATTCTTTTCCTTAACTATAGAATGAAGATCCATTTGCAGTTTTTCACATCTTTTAGTGAGGCGTTCGCAGAGCGCGACAAACTCAATCATCCCATCGATTCGTTGGATAGAATCCTGAAAAACAACTTCGGGATGATAATAGGGATAAATATGGGACCAATCCGGTTTACCTTCAGAATTATATGTTTTTGACCATAATTCCCGTACTGAGATTATTGTTAATCTCTTTCTTGGAATTTTCAGATTCAATCGTTCCAAGATAGATTCAGCCTCAATTAAACTTTTCTCCCGGTTTTTATCTTTCATAAAATATTTCCTGTCTTTCAAATTATTTTCATCTTTTGTCTATAGAAAATTTAAACTATAAATAATTATATAATATAACTGGGATATATGCAAAAAAACAATAATATATGATATTATCATTATATGTTATGATTTCCAATACAAATATTTCTTAATTCATAATGCCCAAAAACTCTATTGTCCGGTTCCGAGCATATTATCAAAGGGACTAACAGCCAGCGATAATTAGGGCTTGCTGAAAAACGCGCAATTCATTGATATATAATGAAATATTTTAAGATTCGCCTTAGAATAATGCAAGGAAAAGCGCGGAAAAAACGAAAAAACCTTGCATTATGAGGCGAAAAATGTATAAGAAAAAGAACCCCGAAGTACTTGAGTTTAAGGACTTCTATCAGCCGTTCGGCGGAAAGATGAACGCGGACAATCGATGGATCAAGATGGCGGATATCGTGCCGTGGGACGTGCTGGAAGAGAAATACGCCAGGCATTTCAAGGCGCTCGGACGGGGCGCGAAGAAAGTGAGGATGGCGATCGGGGCGCTTCTCATCCAGCAGCGTTTCGGATATTCCGACGAAGAGACAGTGGAGCAGATCATCGAAAATCCTTATCTGCAATACTTCATGCAATACTTCATCGGACTGCCGGAGTATCAGGGAAAGAAGCCGTTCGACGCGTCGATGATGGTATATTTCCGTAAACGCGTCACGCCCGAAATGCTGGAAGAAGCGAACCGCGCGGTGTTTGCGGAGAATGTCTCGAAGAAAGATGATGACGATGACGGACCAAAGAACAAGGGCTTGTCCTCGCAACACGGGGGAAAACTGATTGTGGACGCGACATGCGTGCCGTCCGATATCAAGTATCCGACCGACCTGAATCTTTTAAACGAGGGGCGGGAGAAACTGGAAAAGATGATCGACGTTTGTTATGACGGGGAGAAGAAACCGAGAACATACCGGAAAAAGGCACGGCGTGATTACTTAAGGGCGGCAAAGAACAGAAGACTGAGCGTCAATAATTTGAAAAAGGCGATACGGAAGCAGTTGAATTACGTGAAACGGGATTTGAATTACTTGGAGAATAAGGAGTTAGACCGATTAGGCGATAGAGAACGGAAGGAAATGGAGACGATAAAGAAACTGTATGCCCAGCAGAAACAGATGTACGATAATATGACGCACAGTGTCTCGAACAGGATTGTAAGTATTTCCCAGCCTCATATTCGGCCGATAGTGCGCGGGAAAGCGGGAGCTGATGTCGAATTCGGCGCGAAGGTCACGATCAGTCTGATCGACGGGTTCGCGTTCATAGACCGGATTGACTTTGAGAATTTCAATGAGGGAACTGTGTTGAAAAGACAGGCTGAAGCATACAGGGAACGAATCGGGGTCTACCCGGAAGAGCTTCTGGCGGACGGGATTTACAGGACGCGGGAAAACTTGAATTACTGCAAAGAACGGGGTATCCGTTTGAGCGGGCCTCAGTTGGGGCGCCCGACAACCGACGAGGTAGAAAGGGTGAAGCAAAAAAAGCAAGAGAAAAAGGATACCTCGGAACGGAACGCGGTGGAAGGAGAATACGGTACGGGTAAGCGAAAATTGAATCTGGGACTGATAATGACCAAGCTTCCTGAAACAAGCATAGCGGTAATCGGCCTCAACTTCTTCCTGATGAATTTGGAAAAGAAGCTCCGGCTTCTTTTGCTTGTATCGAGCGCAGCCGAGATGCGCCAAATCATTTTACGGTGGTTCGGGGTCTTATTTCCCGCTTTGCCGTGTGCGTAGCCGAGTGATTGCGTTTTTCAGCAAGCCCTATTTCGCCTTCTTGAAACGCGCCCGCTCTTCCTTCGGCATCTTCTCGGCCGCGTACTGGATCACCACACGCGCGGCCGTATCCTTGACCGATAGCAGAAATTCCTCCACCGGGGCGGGGAGTTTCTTCCATGCCTCCCGTAGGTACCACCCCGTGCCCTGTCCGACCGTGCGTTCCGGGTCGCCGCAGAGCGGGCGGATAAATTCGAGCATCACCGGGATATTATCCGGCGTGAGCGTCTTAAAAAGGCTCACCGGCACCGCCCGCCGCACCCAACGGGACTTGTTCTCCCGCCACGGCGCGAGCGCCTGATAATCGATGACCCCCGTATTCACGAACTGGTAGACGATTTCGCCGCAGAGTACGTCGCAATGCGCCCAGTTCGCGATATGCTTCTCGAGCCATGTGCGGATGATGTCGAGATGGGGCTTCTTCCATTCCTTTTTATACCGCCCGAGGAGCCATACCCCGAAATTCGGGGGCTCGTACTTCCCGGTAGCGTAGAGCATCCCGGTGAGCGAGAGCACGTCGCCGACAGACAGCCCCGCGGTCCATTCCTTCACGCGCTCCTTGCGGAACTCCTCGACCGTATTCTGCGAAAGCCCGTATGCGTCGTATCCCTCCTTGAAGTAACGGGAGTATTTTTCTACGATTGCCGGGTCGGCGTTCTTTTCGCAGAACGCGATGATTTCTTTAAAAACGGCGGATTTGTCCATATGCCCTTCCTGAAGTTTATCCCTTATTATAACTATCCCATTTGAAACCGCAAGCAAAAACCGCTTTCCCGCATTTTTGATTTTTTCAACGTTATCGGCTAAAATATGTGCGGATTACCAGCGTGACGGTTGGAATGAAAGACGCCGTATCCGGTTCTTGCCTTCCGCTTTCAACCTGTCGCTTTTTACTTCAAAGGAGTCCCCATGCTTGCCAAACGTATTATCCCATGCCTCGATATCGATAATGGACGTGTCGTTAAATGCGTTAAGTTTGTGAATATGCGCGACGCGGGCGACCCGGTTGAAAACGCGAAGGTCTATAACGACGAGGGCGCGGACGAAATTGTCTTCCTCGATATAAAAGCTAGCCACGAGGGACGTAATACGGTGGTCGATCTCGCGCGGAGGGTCGCGAAGGAGATATTTATCCCGTTCACGATCGGCGGGGGTATCCGTACTCTCGACGATATCCGCAACGTTCTCAAGGCGGGCGCGGACAAGATATCGATCAACTCCGCCGCGGTGAAGAACCCGGAGTTCGTACGCGAGGCCGCCCGGATGTTCGGGTCGTCCACTATCGTGGTCGCTATCGACGCCAAACGGGTCGCGCCGGGGAAGTGGAACGTATTCATCAACGGCGGACGGATCGATACCGGTACCGACGCGGTCGAATGGGCGCGGCGGGTGTATGATTACGGCGCGGGGGAAATTCTGCTGACCTCGATGGATAAGGACGGTACGAAGGACGGGTACGACCTCGAGCTCACGCGGGCGATCGCCGATTCGGTGACTATCCCGGTGATAGCGTCGGGCGGCGCGGGGACGATCGACCACTTCCGCACGGCGTTCACCGACGGGCATGCCAGCGCGGCGCTTGCCGCGTCGTTGTTCCATTTCCGCGAGCTCTCCATCACCGACGTGAAAAGTTACCTGAACGCCAACGGGGTGCATGTCCGGCTGGACTATACCGCGAATCAATGAAATATCTTTTATATATCTTCGATATCGACGGCACATTGATCGACAGCCGCGCGACTATCACAGGCGCGTTGTACGCGGCGGGCGCGGAGTTCGGTACGCCCCCCGCGAAAACCGCCGAGGCCGCCGCGATGGTCGGGCAGACGCTCGATATTATCATGGACGTGATGGGAGTTCCCGAGGACCGTATCGAATGGGGCAAGAATGTTTACCGTAAATATTACTTCGAACGGATCGGCGAGGAAAAACCCTATCCGGGGATAGCGGACACGGTCGGCGAATTGTCAAAATCCGTTCTCCTATCGGTCGCGACCAATAAGGGCAGGAACGGGGCGACCCGCACGCTCGAGAATAACGGACTGCTGAAGTACTTCGATTACCTCGCGTGCATGGACAACTCGGTAGCCAAGCCCGACCCGTCGTCTTTCGGGCAAATCCTCGACTTCTATAAATTGCAGGGCAAGCCGCTGGAACCGTCGGACTGCCTCGTGATCGGCGATAGCCCGTTCGACGCGGACTATGCGCGGAACGCCGGGGCGGACTTCGCGTTCGCGGCATGGGGCTTCTTTGGCGCGGACGCCCTTTCCTACGACCCCGCTTATATTATCGAACATCCGCGCGATCTGGTCAGCCTCAACGAGGAAGCGGTGGAAATCGAGGTGACTCCCGAGCTCGACCTGCATACGTACCTTCCGCGCGACGTTAAGAAAGTAACCGAATGGTATCTTTCCGAGGCGCGGGAGAAAGGCTTCGCGAGCGTGCGGATCGTGCACGGAAAGGGGCGGGGGGTGCAGAAGGAGATCGTGCGCGGGGTGTTGTCGAAGACCCCGTTCGTGCGGAAGTTCTATGACGCTCCCGCGTATCTGGGCGGGTTCGGCGCGACTATCGCCGATCTGGACGGGTGATTATTTCCTGCGGCAGACCAGTACGCCGTGCCCGACCGGGACGATGGTGCAGTCGAAACGCGGATCGGACTGAGCCTTGTCTATCATCGGCTTGATCGTTTCATAATGATTGATCGCGTTATCTG belongs to Brevinematales bacterium and includes:
- a CDS encoding nuclear transport factor 2 family protein, with the protein product MKDKNREKSLIEAESILERLNLKIPRKRLTIISVRELWSKTYNSEGKPDWSHIYPYYHPEVVFQDSIQRIDGMIEFVALCERLTKRCEKLQMDLHSIVKEKNVIFMDWTMTMVFKKSPNTPIYGCTKLTLHDDGRIIEQRDFYDLWGDIFNGIPFFKKGYRKFMRKHFG
- a CDS encoding DNA alkylation repair protein, with the translated sequence MDKSAVFKEIIAFCEKNADPAIVEKYSRYFKEGYDAYGLSQNTVEEFRKERVKEWTAGLSVGDVLSLTGMLYATGKYEPPNFGVWLLGRYKKEWKKPHLDIIRTWLEKHIANWAHCDVLCGEIVYQFVNTGVIDYQALAPWRENKSRWVRRAVPVSLFKTLTPDNIPVMLEFIRPLCGDPERTVGQGTGWYLREAWKKLPAPVEEFLLSVKDTAARVVIQYAAEKMPKEERARFKKAK
- the hisF gene encoding imidazole glycerol phosphate synthase subunit HisF, coding for MLAKRIIPCLDIDNGRVVKCVKFVNMRDAGDPVENAKVYNDEGADEIVFLDIKASHEGRNTVVDLARRVAKEIFIPFTIGGGIRTLDDIRNVLKAGADKISINSAAVKNPEFVREAARMFGSSTIVVAIDAKRVAPGKWNVFINGGRIDTGTDAVEWARRVYDYGAGEILLTSMDKDGTKDGYDLELTRAIADSVTIPVIASGGAGTIDHFRTAFTDGHASAALAASLFHFRELSITDVKSYLNANGVHVRLDYTANQ
- a CDS encoding HAD hydrolase-like protein yields the protein MKYLLYIFDIDGTLIDSRATITGALYAAGAEFGTPPAKTAEAAAMVGQTLDIIMDVMGVPEDRIEWGKNVYRKYYFERIGEEKPYPGIADTVGELSKSVLLSVATNKGRNGATRTLENNGLLKYFDYLACMDNSVAKPDPSSFGQILDFYKLQGKPLEPSDCLVIGDSPFDADYARNAGADFAFAAWGFFGADALSYDPAYIIEHPRDLVSLNEEAVEIEVTPELDLHTYLPRDVKKVTEWYLSEAREKGFASVRIVHGKGRGVQKEIVRGVLSKTPFVRKFYDAPAYLGGFGATIADLDG